The following DNA comes from Nitrospirota bacterium.
CGGAATCGATTATGCGGAAGGTGATCGTCGTCGGCTCCGCGAACGTGGACTATACGGTTGCGGTCGACCGTCTGCCCGCGGCCGGAGAAACGGTCTTGGGGCGGGAATTTTATCAATCCTTCGGCGGCAAGGGAGCGAACCAAGCCGTCGCCGCCAGGAAAGCGGGGGCGGACGTCTTTTTTCTCACCAAACTGGGGAACGACGCCAACGGCAAGCTGCTGGAGCGCCACCTGACCGGGTTGGGAATCCCCGGTGCGGGGTTGTTGCGTGATCCCTCGACGCCGACCGGCGTGGCGTTGATCGTGGTCGATCGCTCGGGCATGAACCAGATCGCCGTCGCGCCCGGCAGCAACCGGATGCTGACGGTCGAGGAGGTCGATCGCGCCTCGACGCTCGTGGCGGGCGGCCGCGCGCTGCTGGTTCAGCTCGAATTGCCGTTGGCCGCCGTGGCGGAAGCCCTGACGCTGGCCAAACGTCACCGCCTGACGACGATTCTGAATCCCGCGCCGGCCGTTCCCCTTTCGTCGGACGTGCTCAAGTTGGTGGACGTGTTGACCCCGAACGAAGGGGAAGCCCGGGCCTTGACCGGTCAGGATGATCCGGCCGAAGCGGCGCAGATTCTATTGGCGCGCGGCGCGCGGCGCGTCATCATCACGCTCGGCTCACGCGGCGCGTGGTTGAGGGACGCGAAGACCGACAAGGCGTTTCCCTCCTTTCCGGTGGAGGCGGTGGATTCGACCGGAGCCGGCGACGCGTTCAACGGCGCGTTGGCCTGCGCCTTGGCCGAAGGGCGACCCTTGGAAGAGGCGATCGTCTTCGCCAATGCCGCCGGCGCGCTGACCGCGACCCGGCGCGGCGCCCAGGACGCCCTTCCTGCGCGGCGCGAAATCGACGAACTCTGCCGCACCTCGATCCCAGGGGCGTGAGCGACGGCTTGCGCTCGGGGAAGCGATTTCCTACCATCGAAGCATGGACGCCGACCGGCTCAGTCTCCTGTATCGACGGGACTTCTTGGTTCGCACGGGGTGCGCGCTCGGCGCCGCCGTGCTGGGCGCGCACCTGCCCCGGGCCCGCAGTCTCGGCGCCTCTTCACTTCCGTTCACGTTCGCCGGGTGGGATGCGGTTCGCGATCAGTTCTCCCTGTCGCGCGATGTCATCCACATGGCCTGCTTTTTTCTGGCCTCGCACCCCAGGCCGGTGCGCGAGGCGATCGAGGCGCACCGGCGCGGGCTCGACGCGAACCCGATCGGCTATTGGCTGGAAAACGAGGAGCGCTGCGAAGGGGACGTGCTGCGGGCCGCAGCGGACTACTTGGGCGTCAATGCGACCGATATCGCGCTGACGGACAGCACCACCATGGGATTAGGGCTGCTCTACGGCGGTCTGACTCTGCGGCCCGGCCAGGAGGTGCTCACCACCGTCCACGACCATTACTCCACGGAAATGTCCCTGCGACTGCGGGCCCGGCGCACCGGCGCATCGGTCCGGCAGATTCCGCTGTACCGGAAGCTCAGCGAGGTTACCAAGGACGAGATCGTGGACGCGCTCATTCGGGCCGTGCGCCCGGAAACGAGGGTCGTGGCGGTCACGTGGGTCCATTCGAGCACCGGCCTCAAACTGCCCATCCGGAATATGGCCGACGCCCTGGCCCGGCTCAATGCCGAGCGGGCGGAACGGGATCGTGTTCTGTTGTGCGTGGACGGCGTCCACGGGCTCGGCGTCGAAGACGTTCGCCTCGATGGCTTGGGCTGCGATTTTTTCATCGCCGGCACGCACAAATGGCTGTTCGGTCCTCGGGGCACCGGCCTAGTCTGGGGCCATCCCCGTGCCTGGCCAGCCGCCAACGCGATCATCCCGACGTTCAACTTCGATGCGTACCGCATCTGGATGAAGGATATCCCTCCGCGGGAGATCCCGTACGGCGCGATGATGACCCCGGGCGGGTTCCACTCGTTCGAGCATCGGTGGGCGCTCAACGAGGCGTTTCGTTTTCATCAGGCGATCGGCAAGGCACGGGTCGCGGAACGAATTCACGCGCTCAACGATCAACTCAAGGACGGCTTATCGACGATGCGGCATGTGACGCTTCACACACCGCGTTCGCGCGACCTGTCGGCGGGGATCGTCTGTTTCGAGATCGCCGGCTGGAAGCCGTCACAGGCTGTGGAGCGGCTCCGGCAACGGAAGATCATGGCCAGTGTGACGCCTTATGCCACGCAGTACGTGCGTCTCGCTCCGAGCCTGCTCACGTCATCGGAAGAGGTCGAGCGGACGCTCCAAGAAATTCGGAGATTCGGTGGGTAGCGGCCTGCGCACCAAGACCGCGCCGACGGCGTTCCTGCTGCTGGGCTTCATTCTCTCGGCCGTGGCTTCGCTTGGCTACGCGGCTCCTCCCACATCGGCTCGAGAGGCGGCGGGGCTCCGGGAGCCTGCGGTTGAAGATTTGCGGATCGGGCAATTCTATCGAGGCGGGACCCGCGTCCGGTCTCCTTTCGCGGGCGTCTCGTTCGTCGTTCCACCGGAATGGCGGGCCGCCCTGCCGGCCGGAGCCTCGGTCTTCCTGGACTCCGGCACCAAGGCGGGCTTAGGCATCGTCCATATCTTGAGCGAGGTCACCCGGGACGAATTGATCGCCCGCCTGGATGAACCCCAAACGTTCGACGTCGGGCTGGTCCTGCATCCGGTCGGATCGGTGAAAACGGACGGTCACCGTCTGACGGCAGTCTATGCCGGCGGCGACTACATCGGGCGCGCCGTCGCTATGCTCGGACCGGCCCGCAATGCGATCGTGTACCAGATGGCCGGTCCGAAAGAGGAGGCGCGCTACTTCGAGAACCTGCTCGACGAAGTGGCCGCTTCGACGGAGTTCATCAGCGAGGAGACGGCCCAGGCGCTGAAAGAATGGTACGCACGTCTCTCCGGCATGATGCTGACGCGGAAGCTCCACGCCGCGGGCGCCGACGCCTATGCGGCGCAGACCTGGCACCTCTGCCAGGACGGCCGCTACTACGTTCGGTTTTTGCGCGGGCGCCCGCGGGACCCGGGCGCTCCCGACCCGGGCGAAGGAGGCGAGCAGGATACCGGCACCTGGCGCATCGACATGCAGGACTCACAGGCCGCATTAGTCCTCGCGGCGACTAACGATCTGCCGAGGCGCTATCCGATCCAGTTCGATGGAGCGCACGCGAGGTTGAACGGCGAGCCGGTCACCCGCGAACGCAGCAACGAATGTCCCTGACGCCGGCTGGCTTCGGGGCGCTGGACAAGCGAAGCCTCAATCTGATTTGGCGGCGGTCTTCTCGACCTTGAGGCACTCTCCTTCGCGTACGGGGCCTTTGCTTTCGATCACTTTCCCTTCCAGCTTCGCCAGTCGCTTGTAATCCTTCTCCGGAAGGACCACCCGGTATTTAAATGAAAGCGACCCGTTGCGTGCGGCGACAAATCCATAGTCGTTCCGGTCGAAGGCTGGGGAAAGGCCCAGCATCGGGATCGACGCCTTGTCTCCGAGCATATAGATTTGGCCGACCGTGGTGATGGGTATTCGCCACGGATCACCTGTGGAACAGACATAGGACTCCCCGTTCTCCAGCTTCAGTTCGGCCCTGAAGGCAAGGGATGCGACCCGGCGCTGGAAATATTCGAGAATTTTCGGATCGTTGCTGATCCGCACGGCGTGCGCCTGCAACGACACCAACCCGACGTCGAGTTCCAGCGTCGCATCCATGCTTTGCCCGCCTAACTGGCGGGCCGCCGCGTCCAAGGCTTCGCGCGCCGCCGGCGAGGTGTTCAGCGTCACGTCGATCGTCAGACGGTATTCACCGGACGCCAGGAGCTCCGCTCGCTTCTTGGCTTCGTCCAGTGGGGTCAGCGTGACGACGAATCCTTGGTTGAGAATCTTTTCGAACAGGCGGTCCACGACCACCTGCTGATTCTCTTGGGTGTTTGCCGGGGCGGCCAGGATCGGGGATGTGCCTCCCGGCGATAGGACGGAGCAGAGGACGCTTGCGAGCACGAGCAGCGGTCCGAAAGCGTGTATGGTGGACATGGGTGGGTCCCTCGCTTGTCAGGTTACAGAAAGACGCCCCTCTCCGGGGGCATGCGGCGCAGGCATGGTCTCGACTCTGCGACGGTGTTGGCGGCCGCTACGCAGGACAAGGTTCACCGAAGACTTCCCGATACACGCCCTTCCAAAACTCGTCCCACGCCGCGACGGTCGATCGGGCCCCGGCGGCGACGCGGGCGATGGCCTCCGGAGTCGTCGCGGTTTTGCGCACGGCGGCCAGGAGCCAATCGCTGTGGTTCTGCTCTTCCGTCACGTGCAGCTCGAAGAACGCGAGGTCTTGGGCCGTGAACTCCGGATATCGTTTCAGACCCGGGTAGAAGTAGCGAAACTCCGACGCGGCCGTTGTTTCCACCGCCAACTCAGACCCCAGGGCGGCCAGATAATCCGACCCTGCGAACAGGCCATCGAGGAGTCGGAGATAGGCCGCCACTTCAGAAGCCGGTTCCGTGGCGCGGAGGTCGGATGGGAGCATGCCCAGCGCCTCGCCGAGCCGTTCGAGTTGCCGCACGTGTGCGCGCTCGGTCGAGCCGGAGCCCAGTTCGGAGTACAGCGTCTTGACCAGCTCCACCCGCATCTCGAGTTCATCGATCGGCGTGGCACACAGCAGCCCTTCCAGCACTTTGACGAACCGTTTGCAGAAGTAGTGGTATTGGCGGAACCAACGCCGCAGTTGCTCGCGGCTCAGACGCTCGTCCCTGAACCGCCGGAAAAACGGGTGGTCGTTTACCGGATGGTGAACCAGTTCCGCCATCAATCCGTCAACGGACCAGTGGGACGTCTGCACGGCAGGCATGACCGGTCTCTCGCTCCCGGGTGAGTCGTCTGCAATTTGACCATGCCGGGCGGGGTATAGGCAAGCCCGTGTTGGTCTGGGACAGACCACACCGATCCGCGGCTCGGCGGTCACTGGATTCGGGCAGGATTGAACACTGAGTTTATGCCGCCGGCTTTGGCGCGCACCTGAGAGATGAGGGCTCGGGCTTCCGGGAGAAAGTCCGCGCGCTGGTGGGCTTGGGCCAATTCGAGCGCCTGCAAAGCCAGGGTCATCGCCTCATCGTGACGGCCCCGGGCGCAGTAACTTTTGGCCAGGCTCAGGCGCGCATTCACCGCTCGGGGCTCTCGCTGAATGACTTGGCGGAGCAGGTCCTCGCCCTTCTCGACATTTCCCCCGAACAGGGCCGGAAGCCTGACGAGGAAGGTGCCTTTGGCGGAGAGGGCGTCGAGATGATTCGGGGCGAGTTCCAGGGTGCGATCCAGTTCTTTCATCACGCGCCGGAACCCGAAGACCGACGTGATCCGCTCGCCGTCGATGCGAACCTGTTCGCCGAGGCTGCAGAAGAGGGCAAAATGCGCGTCGGCGTGTCGCTCGTCGAGCGCCACCGCTCGCTCGGCCAGGGCCTGACCTCGAACGAAATGGGCGAGGCGCTTGTCCCGCTCCCGGGCCAGACGACCGAGTTCGCATTCGCGCTGAGCTTGGACCGTCAACTCGGTCGCGGATTCCATTGCGGAGGCAACGGCAGGCAACAAGGCGGCAAGGGCAAACGCGAGCACCGGCGGCGGAATCATTGGCATGGTGGGTCGCCTCTCCCTTTTTTCTTTCCTCGCGACAAGACGGGCTCGCTGCAGTACCGCAAAGAGGATGCCATGAACACCCCGTTTTGCCGTGTCCAGAAAACCGAAGGTACACTGCGGGTTGGGTTCCGTCGGCGCCTGTCCTGGTCAGCGCCGACTGTGGGCGGGATGAGACAGTTGAGTCCGGCCGTGTGTCGAAACGTTACAGTCCGGTCGTCCCAACGGGCAGGAATCCGTCCGCAGACGACCCGACACGATCGGCCTGCGGCTTTCGCGCTTCGCTCAACGTTGCTCCAAGAATTGTTGCAACTGCCGAAGCAGGTCTCTGGCTTGCTCCCTGGATTCCCCGGGTCCCGTTTGAAACCTGGCTGACGGGTCGGCGCTCGGTTGCAGGGAAGCCGGTTCGTTTTCCACGACGATGCCGATTTTCCCTTCCTTGTCCCGCTCCCGTTGGCGCTCCAGCTCACGGGCAATCCTGAGCCTGGTGAGTTCTTCCTGCAACTCGCTCCAGTTCTTGGTCATCCCATCGAGTTTCTCGACCGCGGCGCCGAGTTTGCCCACCCATTCGTCCATTTCTTTCTTGCGCTCCGTGTGCATCTTTTCGATAGCCTGCACCTTGAGCCGTTGCTGGTGGAGTTCCCGTTGCGCGGTTTCCGCCTCTCTTTTGACGGCTTCGTAGGTGCCGCTGCTCACGCACCCCGCGCCGACCACGATCGCCAGCCCGACTACCGCCATTGCCGCGCTCTCGTACCGTCCACGCGCTGTTCCGTTCATGGCTCGCCCTCCATACCAAGCTTCGCTCGGTCCGCTCGCTCTTTACCGCTTTATCGTAACTGAGCGAGCGGATAGAGTCTTCAACCCACAAGTGTTTCCCGGGAATTGTCTTACGAAAAGTGGACAGCCGCCAAAGCCCCGGTATCTTCGCTCTGCCACGGTCTTTATTTACCATCCGCACGGGAAGCGTTTCCACGGGCGGCGCCGGCCCGGACTTCGAGCGCCGTCTTCAATTCACCGAACAGCGCGAGCATCTGCCGGTGGGAGTAATGGGCGTTGCGTCCGCTCGGATTGGGCAGGACGAAGACCTTGGCGCCGGCCAGATGATCCGGCTGCCAGCCGACCCGCGGGCGATTCCTCCGGGCTTGCTCCGCGCGGCGGGCGCCTGATTGATCCGGGAACAAGACCCTGGAGAGCGTGACGCCGAGGAGCGCCACCACCGGGGGACGGTATCGTCGAATCTTCGCCAACAGGGTCTTGCGTCCGGCGACGTATTCGAGCGGTCTCAGCGCGTCGATGCCGCGACTGGGTCTGGCGATGAGATTGGTCAAGCCGAAGCCCCAATCCGGCAGCCGACCGTCGTCCTCGTAGGTCACCGGCTCCGGCACGAGCCGCGATTCGTAGAGCAATTTCCAGAAACGGTTGGAATGGCCGGCGAAGTGGTGGCCTACGGCAGCCGATCGCGCCCCTGGATTGATGCCGACGAACAGGACGCGGACCCCAGGTCTGATATGGTCCGGCAGCGTGTTCGATCTTCGCGTCACCATGACGCCCGCAAGTTCCGTTGCTCCGCGATGAGCCGGCGGCCGATTCGCAGAATGAGCGCGGCTAGGTCGAACCCGGGCGGTTAAGCCTGGGCTCATCGAACAGGCAGCTCGTCCTGCCATTGTGTCTGGTTCGCCCGTTCGGCCAGGAGATCGGCTTGCCGTGTCGGTTCCGGTACCCGATAGCCTTTGCCGCAGGCCAAGGTGAATCGAACGGCCTGCTCCAGATCGATGTTGTGCCCCACGGAGACGAACACCGGCCGAACACGGTCTTTGGTCCGGACCGCCGCGCCGATGACTCGGCCGGCCTTGTCGTGCAGATAGGAGAAGGAGGACCGGGATGGCTTCGGCTCGACATATGAGCCGAACAGCAGCGACTTCGCGCAGCCGATCACCGGCTTCTCCAACAACAAGCCGATATGGCATGCGATGCCCAGTCCGCGCGGGTGGGCCATCCCTTGACCGTCGATGAAGATCAAGTCCGGCTCATACGCGAGCCGCTCGAAAGCCCGGAGCAAGGCCGGGGCCTCGCGGAACGACAAGAGTCCGGGAACATAGGGAAACGAAACCCGATCCTGCAGGGTCACCGTTTCCACCGGCTCCAAGTCGGGAAAGGAGAGCACAACGACCGCGACAGACATGGAATCGGACCGCTTGTCGTACGCGACATCCGCGCCGGCGACAGCGGAAGGTCTCAACACCCCGCCCGTGGTCTTGACCTGTCGGCGGAGTTGGACCTGGACTTGTATGGCTTCCTTGGGTGTGATATCCCACCGATGAAGGGTCTTGACCTGCATGGCTTCGCCCTCACTGAGGGACCAAGGTGATATGCCGAGAGTGTAGCCTCGCCTGAGCCATTTTGCTACAGGCCGTATGGTAGAGCAGACAGGGTCTTCGCGGACCGCTCTCCCAACAACATGAGATACTAAGGGTTCTCTACTCGTGCAGGCCAGGCACTGGATTTGCTCATTTCCCGATCGGGTCCGTTGTGAAGAGCTTCCGGAGAACGGGCCTGGGCATTCGTAGAACGGATTCATGCGACGAGCCATCGAAGGCTTGTAAGCAGCGCGGCGGCTGTGCCACGCCGCGCAGAGGTCCCATCTTCCTCCTGGATGGGACCTCCCCCTTCAGCATACAAACGTCCACGCCGGACGCGCGGATGCTCGGGAAGAGGACAGGTCGCTTTTCTCGCTTCTCCTTGCGCGGTTGATGCCAGTCTCAAGCCCGAATACCCGCAAGGCAAGAGATGAAAACCGGCCTGTCCTCCCTTTTTTGCACCTCCAGAAGCCTGCCTGCTTCATCGACCTTTCGTCTGGCGAAGAGGGCGTGAGGCAATTTAGTCTTCTCCACACCATTCCGCCACAGTCGGAAGCAGTCGTTCCTTCAGTCCTCTGGGCGTCGCGCGTCGAACTCATTGAGCTCCAACGATTTCCTTGCCGGCTGTCGCACGGCACCGGCTTTGCTCACGCCAGGAGCGCCTTCCGGAAGGCATAGTTCAGAGACCGAAAGGAGGTGAGGTCGAATGAAGCGCTTCCTGATGAGTTTCCTGGCGGTCGCGATCCTGGTGGCCTTTACGGCTCCGTCGTTTGCGGGCGAAGAAAAGAAGGAAGAGAAGAAGAAAGGCGGCAAGCTCATCGAGCAGATCTACGCCGACGACATGAAGAAGGGCGAGAAGAAGGACGAGAAGAAGGGCAAGTAATTGAACGTGTGAGGCGAGGCTGGTTCGCTCGAGGGGTCTTCGCGCTGCGGAGAACTTCTCGAGCGACCGGCTCACATTCCCGCCGAATCGAGAAACACCGTCTGCAGCCCGACGATCGTTTTCCCGTCCCGAATCGTTCCATCCCGAATCTTCGCGATCGCCTGCGCGAGCGGCATCTCCACCACCTCCAGCACTTCGTCGCGGTCCAGTTGCTGTCTGCCGCAGGTGAGTCCCGTAGCTTTGTAGATGTGGATGACTTCATCCGCGAAGCCCGGGGCGGTCCAGATGCTCAGCAGCAGTTCGAGCGACGACGCGCGATAGCCGATCTCTTCTTCCAACTCGCGCGCGGCGCAGTCGCGCGGGTCCTCGGCTGGATGCAGCTTACCGGCGGGAATCTCGTAAACAAATCCTCCGGCCGCATGCCGGAACTGGCGGATGAGCACCACCGTCCCGTCCTCTTTCAGCGGGACGACCGCGGCGGCGCCGGGATGGCGGATGATCTCCAAGTCCACCGTCACGCCGTTGGGCAGTCGCACGGTTTCGATATTCAAGGTCACAACACGACCCATATAAACCGTGTTCTTCATCAAACAGCACTTGCCTGTTACCGGAAGCACTTGAGGAGCGTCCGCTCTGCCTGCATGATGATCCAAGTGTTGTTATCGCGTTGCCTCTTGGTCAACTTCGTCCCAGTGCCATGCATAATCGTGGTCACGATTCAGTGACTCACACCTTCAATGAGGTCCTTGCGTCTCTTATCGGACAGACCTCTCCGAGAAGCAATGCGTTCGAGCCCTCGGTAAAGTTGGTTGATTGATTCGGACCGGTTCTTCATCTTGGCCCATCCCTTCCTCTGCTCACCCCTTACGCTTCACGCCTCACGAGTTTTGCGCTTGTAGAACGGCGGCCGGACGACCACGGCGGGCACGGCTTTGCCCCGGATGTCGATCAGGAAGGTCGAGCCGGGAGTCGCGTAGGTCGGCGGCACGTAGCCCAGTCCGATGCCCTTCTGCAGCAGGGGAGAAAAATTGCCGCTGGTGACCTCGCCGATCGGAGCGCCTCCGGACCGGCCGAGCATCTTGCAGCCATGCCTCGGCACCGCCTTTTCCAACAGCTCGAAGGCCACAAGCCGGCGTGTCGGTCCCTCGGCGTGTTGCTTCGCCAGTCTTGCCCGTCCCACAAAGTCGCCTTTATCGAGACTCACCACCCACTGGGCTCCCGCCTCGATCGGCGTCGTCTCCTCGTCGATATCATTTCCGTAAAGCAGATAGGCCATCTCCAGCCGCAGCAGATCTCGCGCACCCAGGCCCGCAGGCTTCAGACCTTCGGGACGTCCTGTCTCCAACAGTTCGTTCCAGACCCGGGCGGCGGCATGAGCCGGCATATGCAACTCGTACCCCAGCTCTCCCGTGTAGCCGGTCCTGGTGATCAGGCAGGATATCCCGTTCAAGACGGCGTCCAGACACTGCCGGGGGTTGAGATTCGCCACACCCGCGGCTCCCAGCTTCTCCAAAATGGTCCGTGAAGCCGGTCCCTGGATGGCGAGTTGAGCCAGTTCGCTGGATTGATCCCGCACCGTACACTGTGACGCAGGCGTCAGATGGTCGCGCAACCAGGCCGCGATTTTTTCCCGATTGGACGCGTTCACGCAAAGCAGGAACTCGTCCTCTTTCAACCGGTACACGAAAATGTCGTCTTTGATTCCGCCCTCCGGATTGCAGACCATCGAATAGTGAGCGTGCCCGACCGGCAGCCGGGTCATGTCGTTCGTGGTCATCCGCTGAAGGAAGGCGAGTGAACCGGCCCCCGAGACCTGGAGCCGCCCCATGTGGCTGACGTCGAACAGGCCGGCTCTGCTGCGGACCGAGTGGTATTCGTCCACCACGCCGGTGTACTGGATCGGCATTTCCCAGCCGGCGAACTCCACGAGCTTCCCGCCGCAGGCCCGATGCGCGTCATAGAGCGGAGTGCGATTCATGCTTCGATCCGTGCTCACCACCGGACGGAGGAACCTGCGACATCATCGACGTCGGCTAGCGCAGTCCCAACTGTTCCACTTCGAACGTCAGGGTCGCGTTCGGCGGGATGACGTGGCCGGCCCCGCATGCGCCGTAGCCCAGGTCCGGGGGGACGATCAGTTTGCGCTTGCCGCCCACCTTCATGCCTTGCACTCCTTCATCCCATCCCTTGATCACACGCCCCGCGCCGACGCGGAACGAAAAGGGCTCGTTGCGGTCGCGCGAGCTGTCGAATTGTTTCCCGTTTTCCAGCCACCCGGTGTAATGCACCGTCGCGGTATCGCCGAGTTCCGCCGGGCGGCCGGTGCCGACGACCAGATCCACGTACTTCAGGCCGGATTCGGTTGTGACTTCTTCCCCGACCTCCTCGGCTCCGGCGGCCGGCGTCGGGACGAGCGTCAGCAACAGAATGAGCAGAGATCCGAACGCGCTCACGGTTTCTCTCCCTGTGGGCGGGACGACAGGCAGGACAGGGGGAGCGGCATGGTCACGAATCAGGCTCGGAAAACAGCGCGACGCTAGCCGTGTAGCCGTGCAGGAAGTTGCGGCCGCCGACCGGTCCGATCTCCCCCTGAGCGAAGAACCCGGCGATCGGGATGTCCCCCAGCCGTTCGCGCAACACGGAGACATCGTGGTGCGGCCGGCCGAACAGCCCTTCTCCCCGCCCGCAGCAACTGAAGAGCAACGCCCCCAGCGGGGCTTTCCGACGCTGCGTCCGATAGGCGGCCAGCAAGAGATGGAGGTCTTCATGCGCCGACTTGGCGTCCCGCAGATGGAACTGGACGGTTTGGCCCTCCTGAACGATATCGCCGACGGCGACGGCTCCCGTGCTCTGATCCGCGCCGATGAGATTCCGAACGAGAAAGTCCCCGCGCTCGAAGCGATTCCTGTGTTCGTCGATCACGATGCCCAGGTGCAGCGCCCGTTGCGCGATCCGGCGCTCCTCGCCGGAGATCGACTCGAACAGCGCTTGCAGGCGCTCCAGCGCGGGAGCACCGCCCAGTTCGTGGATGACGTTGTGTTCCGCCTTGGTGACCACGTACCGGTCGCCGATCGGACGGCATCCCTGCGAAATCACCGTCCCGATGGACACGGGTCCGGAGAGGGCGACGCCCACAAGCCCGCTGTCATACACCTCGTCGTCGAGGACCATCCGATTCTCTCCGACGTCGTGTCCGCCCCCCGCCAGGCCGCCGATAGCGACCGCCCCCGGATACCGCTCCTCCAGCATGGCCAACACCTCTTTCATCGGAATCGAGAAGGGATCGGCCAGGAGCATGAACACCGGGCCGGCGCCGATCGCCCGAGCGTCCGGCCATCCACCGACCGAGAAGCGGTCGAGTTCCCGGGAGAAGGACAGCCGCAGGGGATTCACGCGGACGCCTGGGAGGCGGGCAGCCCACAGCGTCACCGCCGGGTCGGTTTCAATCTCCTCTCCGCCCGCGATCACTCCTTCCCCCGAGCATCCGAGCAACACACGCGGCCCCGCTTCTTTGCGCACCGCCGCGCCCAGCGACTCGGCCCGCGCCGAGTAGTGGTTGGAGAAAAACAGCAACGCCAGATCGATCGGGTCTTCGCCGATTTGCCGGCGCACCGCCTGCGCGACAGCCCGGCCGGCGGCCGCAGCGTCGGTCAGGCGGGACAGGGCGGAGGCGAACCGGAGTGTCGAAGTCGTGGTCGGGATCATCGTGCCGATGCGGGCCGGCTAGACGTCGGGATTGACGCGGTCTCCCCGCTCTTTCATGAGCTTCTTGTAGTACCGCCACATGTAGGAATAGTAGTCATCGAGTTGCGCCAGCAGATAGTGGAGCTCGGTCGGGTCTTCAGTTTCCAGGGCGCGGATCATCCTGGTCTTGAGGAATTCGGCGAAGCCCTCCGTTTTCTCCAGGGCCGTCAACAGCCTGAGCCCTCCGCCGATCTGATAGTCGCCCATACGATT
Coding sequences within:
- a CDS encoding iron-containing redox enzyme family protein, which codes for MPAVQTSHWSVDGLMAELVHHPVNDHPFFRRFRDERLSREQLRRWFRQYHYFCKRFVKVLEGLLCATPIDELEMRVELVKTLYSELGSGSTERAHVRQLERLGEALGMLPSDLRATEPASEVAAYLRLLDGLFAGSDYLAALGSELAVETTAASEFRYFYPGLKRYPEFTAQDLAFFELHVTEEQNHSDWLLAAVRKTATTPEAIARVAAGARSTVAAWDEFWKGVYREVFGEPCPA
- a CDS encoding aminotransferase class V-fold PLP-dependent enzyme, whose product is MDADRLSLLYRRDFLVRTGCALGAAVLGAHLPRARSLGASSLPFTFAGWDAVRDQFSLSRDVIHMACFFLASHPRPVREAIEAHRRGLDANPIGYWLENEERCEGDVLRAAADYLGVNATDIALTDSTTMGLGLLYGGLTLRPGQEVLTTVHDHYSTEMSLRLRARRTGASVRQIPLYRKLSEVTKDEIVDALIRAVRPETRVVAVTWVHSSTGLKLPIRNMADALARLNAERAERDRVLLCVDGVHGLGVEDVRLDGLGCDFFIAGTHKWLFGPRGTGLVWGHPRAWPAANAIIPTFNFDAYRIWMKDIPPREIPYGAMMTPGGFHSFEHRWALNEAFRFHQAIGKARVAERIHALNDQLKDGLSTMRHVTLHTPRSRDLSAGIVCFEIAGWKPSQAVERLRQRKIMASVTPYATQYVRLAPSLLTSSEEVERTLQEIRRFGG
- a CDS encoding FKBP-type peptidyl-prolyl cis-trans isomerase; this translates as MTLVPTPAAGAEEVGEEVTTESGLKYVDLVVGTGRPAELGDTATVHYTGWLENGKQFDSSRDRNEPFSFRVGAGRVIKGWDEGVQGMKVGGKRKLIVPPDLGYGACGAGHVIPPNATLTFEVEQLGLR
- a CDS encoding tetratricopeptide repeat protein; translated protein: MPMIPPPVLAFALAALLPAVASAMESATELTVQAQRECELGRLARERDKRLAHFVRGQALAERAVALDERHADAHFALFCSLGEQVRIDGERITSVFGFRRVMKELDRTLELAPNHLDALSAKGTFLVRLPALFGGNVEKGEDLLRQVIQREPRAVNARLSLAKSYCARGRHDEAMTLALQALELAQAHQRADFLPEARALISQVRAKAGGINSVFNPARIQ
- the nfi gene encoding deoxyribonuclease V (cleaves DNA at apurinic or apyrimidinic sites), whose protein sequence is MQVKTLHRWDITPKEAIQVQVQLRRQVKTTGGVLRPSAVAGADVAYDKRSDSMSVAVVVLSFPDLEPVETVTLQDRVSFPYVPGLLSFREAPALLRAFERLAYEPDLIFIDGQGMAHPRGLGIACHIGLLLEKPVIGCAKSLLFGSYVEPKPSRSSFSYLHDKAGRVIGAAVRTKDRVRPVFVSVGHNIDLEQAVRFTLACGKGYRVPEPTRQADLLAERANQTQWQDELPVR
- the gcvT gene encoding glycine cleavage system aminomethyltransferase GcvT, yielding MNRTPLYDAHRACGGKLVEFAGWEMPIQYTGVVDEYHSVRSRAGLFDVSHMGRLQVSGAGSLAFLQRMTTNDMTRLPVGHAHYSMVCNPEGGIKDDIFVYRLKEDEFLLCVNASNREKIAAWLRDHLTPASQCTVRDQSSELAQLAIQGPASRTILEKLGAAGVANLNPRQCLDAVLNGISCLITRTGYTGELGYELHMPAHAAARVWNELLETGRPEGLKPAGLGARDLLRLEMAYLLYGNDIDEETTPIEAGAQWVVSLDKGDFVGRARLAKQHAEGPTRRLVAFELLEKAVPRHGCKMLGRSGGAPIGEVTSGNFSPLLQKGIGLGYVPPTYATPGSTFLIDIRGKAVPAVVVRPPFYKRKTREA
- a CDS encoding mismatch-specific DNA-glycosylase; the encoded protein is MVTRRSNTLPDHIRPGVRVLFVGINPGARSAAVGHHFAGHSNRFWKLLYESRLVPEPVTYEDDGRLPDWGFGLTNLIARPSRGIDALRPLEYVAGRKTLLAKIRRYRPPVVALLGVTLSRVLFPDQSGARRAEQARRNRPRVGWQPDHLAGAKVFVLPNPSGRNAHYSHRQMLALFGELKTALEVRAGAARGNASRADGK
- the rbsK gene encoding ribokinase, whose amino-acid sequence is MRKVIVVGSANVDYTVAVDRLPAAGETVLGREFYQSFGGKGANQAVAARKAGADVFFLTKLGNDANGKLLERHLTGLGIPGAGLLRDPSTPTGVALIVVDRSGMNQIAVAPGSNRMLTVEEVDRASTLVAGGRALLVQLELPLAAVAEALTLAKRHRLTTILNPAPAVPLSSDVLKLVDVLTPNEGEARALTGQDDPAEAAQILLARGARRVIITLGSRGAWLRDAKTDKAFPSFPVEAVDSTGAGDAFNGALACALAEGRPLEEAIVFANAAGALTATRRGAQDALPARREIDELCRTSIPGA
- a CDS encoding NUDIX hydrolase — its product is MKNTVYMGRVVTLNIETVRLPNGVTVDLEIIRHPGAAAVVPLKEDGTVVLIRQFRHAAGGFVYEIPAGKLHPAEDPRDCAARELEEEIGYRASSLELLLSIWTAPGFADEVIHIYKATGLTCGRQQLDRDEVLEVVEMPLAQAIAKIRDGTIRDGKTIVGLQTVFLDSAGM